The DNA segment GCTGTGTTTAATTCCTCATAAGCCTTCATTAAACCCGCATAAACTTCATCGATATCAATACCCATAATCGCCATCGGCACTAAGCCAACCGGTGTAATAACAGAGAAACGACCACCAATATCATCTGGAATCACAAAAGTTTCATATCCTTCTTGATGACTTAAAGCCTTTAAAGTTCCACGCACTTTATCGGTTGTCGCAATAATACGTGTTTTACATTCTTCTTTACCATACTTCTTTTCCATGAATTCTTTTAATAAACGAAAAGAAAGAGCTGTTTCGGTTGTTGTTCCCGACTTTGAAATCACATTTAAAACAACCGATTTATTTTCAATGTACTTCATCACTTGGGAAATATACGTTGAAGAAAAGGTATTGCCAATAAAAATAAGCTCTGTCTTATTATCCGAATACAAGCCTTGAATCATTTCAATCGCTGCCCGAGCACCCAGATAAGAACCCCCAATACCACAAACAACTAAAACCTCTGCCTTATCCTTTACCTTCGTTGCCACTTCTTTAATCCGAGAAAGTTCTTCTTGATCGTAATTTTTAGCCCAGTGTACCCAACCCATGAAGTCATTTCCGGCTCCGGTTTGGTTGATAATGGCTTGATGTAATTCACTTACTTTTTCTTGATAAGAAAAAATATCTTCTTTTAAATTTGCATGACCGGTGTCTAATTTCATCATCATTTCATCTCCTTTTTAGCCTCTTCAATCCATTTATCTAACTGAATTTCGATGCTACGAAACCCCCTTCTCATCAGAGGCAAGCTTGGTCTATCGTCCCTCAAACTTACATGGCGTTGGTGAAAGCGTCTTTTTTGAAGAGCCTTTAAGCTTAATTTCACTTGACTATTTTTTTCATCCAAATCAATAATCTTCGCTTTAATAAGCTGACCAACTTCTACATAAGAATGAATATCTTTCACAAAGCCATCGGAAATTTCGGAAATATGGATTAAACCACTTATGTTTTTATCAATTGACACAAAAGCTCCATATGGCTGTAATCCTGTTACTTTTCCTTCTACAACTTGTCCAACTTTATATTCCATTTCTTGCCCCTACCGTTACTAAGTATAGCACAATCCTTAATCACTTCAGTGGACAGTTAAAAAAACTTAATAGTAGGATATAGGTATAAAGAGGAGAAAAAATAACGTATGCCCGATGTTATTGATAAAATTGCGATTCATCCTGAAAGAAAGGAACTTTTAGGAAGAATCCAACACACATTAGATAAGATTAGACCCTACATCCAAGCGGATGGTGGTGATTGTGAATTGGTTGGCTTTGATGATGGTGTTGTTATTGTATCGATGACCGGTGCTTGCCAAGGTTGCGGTATCATCGATGTAACACTGAATGATGGAATTAAAGCCATCTTAATGGATGAAGTTCCTGAAGTCAAAGACGTTAAAATGTTAGAAGCGAATCCTTATAGTCAATTCACTCCATATTACTAAAAAGACTGGTCTTTTTAAGTGAAGCCCAAAAGTTGGACAAACCAATAAAGGAGATTCACTTCATTTTAAGTGGATTTTTTTCTCTTTCAAGCGTTCCGTTGTTTTATTACGTAACAAAACATAAATCACCGAGAATAAAGGAACACCAATAATCATGCCGACGATGCCGAACATAGCACCCCCTGCAATAATGGAAAACATCACCCAAATAGATGGTAAACCAACTGCCGAGCCAAGAATTCTTGGACCAATGATATTGCCGTCCACCTGTTGTAAAATAAAGATGAATAGCCCCAATGTTAAGCCACGCCATGGATTAATTAAGATAATCATAATCGTTAATGGGATGCCACCAATAAATGGTCCAAAAACAGGTATCATATTCGTCACACCGATAATGACTGATACTAGTGGTGCGTATGGAATTCTTAATAGCAAACAGCCCACGTAACAAACAATACCAATAATCAAAGAATCCAAAGCCTTACCGGCAATAAAGTTATTGAAGGTATCAATCACCATACGACAAACACTGAAAAAGCTGGTTGCTCTTGGAAAAGGAACAAGGGAAAAAACAACTTTTCGTAATTGCGATTTCAACTTTTCTTCATCCAAAAGTATATAGAACGCTATGATAATACCAATAAGGAAATCTAATATACCCCGTGCAAAAGAAACGGCTGAATAGTATAACTGACTAATTCCTCCAGCCGTATTTAGGGTTAACCATTTTTGCAGAGATGCTAAGAAAGTTTGTAAGGTAGCGTTAAGATAATTCCAAACCTCATTCAAATTGATTGGTAAACTTTCTAAATAACGATACCCTGACTGCATATATCCCGGAAAGGCATTGGAGAAGGTCTGTACACTAGCGTATAGTTGAGGAATTAAGATAGAGAAGAAACCTATCAGTATCAATAAAAAGATGATGATAGAAATGAAACTGGCGACCATTCTTTTCATTCGTTCTGTCCAACCCATCGGTTTTAGCACATTATATTCGATAATCTTGCGAATTGGATTTAATAAGAAAGCGAATATAAAGCCAAACACAAATGGCATTAAAGCGCGAATGGCACTTGACCATAATTGCATCACAAAGGGAATATATCTAATCGCAAAATAAAATACTATCAATATCATTCCCGAAATCGTTAGCGATAAAATCTGTTCTCGTGTTTCCGGTTTTATATTTTTCCAATTCATAAGCACTCCTTCTTGCTTATTATAGCGTAGAACACTTTATTTGACAGTCCTTTTTTTGCATGCTATAAAGTGAAGGTCTTTTATCAAGAATGAGGGAGAGAGTCAGTTCTAGGAACTCATGCCAACCTGCAAACGCAAGGTGGTACAGCTGACAACGATGAAGAAGGAGAAATCCCCGGAAGCTCTTCCACTACTCGTATAAGACATAGGAAAGGAGCTTTTTATTGTGGCAAAATATTATTTTACATCTGAATCGGTTACTTCTGGACATTCGGATAAAATCTGTGATTTAATTGCGGACTCTATTCTTGATGCGGCTTTAGCACAAGATCCCAAATCCCACATGGCTGTGGAAGCGACCATCAAAGACGATACCATCTTTGTTTATGGAGAAGCTTTCACCGGCGCAAAGATTGATTATGAAGGCATTGCCAAGAAAGTCTTAAAAGACATTGGTTATCCGGAGGAATACCATGTGATTTTAAAAGTTAATAAACAATCCGCAGAAATTAACTCCGCTGTTAATCATGAGGAATATAGTGCCGGTGACCAAGGCATTATGTTTGGCTTTGCGTCGGATGAAACGAAATCTTATATGCCTTTTGCGATTGATTGTGCCCATATGTTAGCGAAACGTCTCGAACAAGTTCGTCGAGAAAATCCAACTTTACTAGGTCCGGATGGGAAAACGCAGGTAACTGTTGAGTATGAAGATGGTGAGTTAAAGCGAATTGAAACTATTGTTATTTCAAGCCAACATAGCCAAAGCATCTGTCAAGAAGAATTGAAAAAACTTATTCATGAGCAAGTTATTGTTCCTGTTGTCAAACCTGAATTGATAGATGAAAATACGAAATTCTTAATCAACCCATCCGGTTCCTTTGTTGTCGGGGGCTCTTGGGGAGATTCAGGAACGACGGGTCGAAAGATTGTTGTGGATACTTATGGTGGTTATGCGCCAATTGGCGGTGGTTGTTTCTCATCCAAAGATCCAACGAAAGTAGACCGTAGCGCCGCATATTATGCTCGTTATGTTTGTCGCAATCTTGTCGCAAATGGTTTAGCTAAGAAATGCCAAATTGAATTGTCCTATGCAATTGGTGAACCAAATCCTATTTCTATCAATGTGAATAGCTTTGGTACATCTGCTTACAGCGATAAAGAACTAGAAGCTATTGTACAAAAAAACTTTAACTTCTCGGTAAAAAATATGATTCAAGAATTAGACCTTGAAAGACCTATCTATACCCAAACCACCAATTATGGTCACTTTGGTAAACCTTATCTCCCCTGGGAACAATTTAAAAAAATCAGCCTCTAGTGAGGCTTTTTAAGTACTTCATTCTTAGTAGTGAACTGTTCAAACTTTCCATCTTCAATTAAATTAAAATCAGCCACTAATGTATCAATTTTCATTGGTAGTCAGAATCTTTCGCTTCACCTTCCAATTCCGGCAATACCATTTAAAAAAGTCAGCTTTCACTGACTTTTCAATTCTTATTTAACATTATTAGCTGCATTTGTTCCGGCAATACGTCCGAAAATAACGAAGTCAGCTACCGCATTACCACCTAAACGGTTAGCCCCATGCACCCCACCAGTTACTTCACCGGCAGCGAATAAGTTCGCAATGGTTTTTCCTTCTTTATTCAATACTTCAGCCTTTTCATTGATTTGGATACCGCCCATTGTGTGGTGTACACCGGGGCTTACTTTAATTGCATAGTATGGTGCTTTATTTAAAGGATTTGTAAAACTTGTACGATTGAATTCCGGATCCTTCTTATTGGCAACATAACCATTCCATGTCTTTAAGGTGTTCGCTAAATTTACTTCATCAGCACCAATCACTTTTGCTAATTCTTCTGCACTCTTACCGGTCTTGGTGTAACCTTTCTTGATATAGCCGGCAATAACACTGGATTTATCTACCATAGCCTGATCCACAACCAACCATGCAAAACCGCCCGGTTGCTTCAATTCAGCTTGTGATACCGCATCACGTGTACCAACTTCATCAAAGAAACGCTTACCTTCTGAATTTACTAAGATAGCTCCATCACCACGAAGACCTTCTGTAATCAAAGATTTTGATTCATATTCAACCGTTGGATGAATTTGAATTTGGTTCATGTCCACTGTATTAGCCCCAATGGCTTCTGCCATCTTAATACCATCACCTGTGATACCGGATGTATTGGTTGTTGCCATACTCTTTAATTCAGGTTTTAACTTTACAACCATTTCTGCGTTACCCGCAAAACCTCCCGTTGTTAAAACAACCGATTTCGCATTGACTGTATAACCATCCGCTTTAACCCCAACAGCCTTGCCATCCTTCACTAATATTTCCTTTACTGCCGCTTCATAAATAATCTTCACACCCAGTTCTTCCGCTTTCTTTTGCAGAATTGGAACTAAATAAGAACCAACCGCAATTGTCTTACCTTCCGCATTCACCGGCTTATGGATTCTCTTAACACTAGCACCACCGAAAGAGCCAACTTGCGATAAATCAGCCCCATTTTCTTTTAACCAATCAATGGCTGAAGCACTATTTTTAGTCAATGTTTCTACTAAAGTACGATTATTCAAATTCTTACCACCAATCATAGTATCTAAGACGAATAAATCGACAGAGTCAAAATAACCGCTTGGATTCTTTTTGTATTCCGTGTATTGTGTTTTCACTTTATCTGCCAAAGGTTTTAATTCCGGATACTTTTCAGCATTCTTCAATGTCTTTTCAATACCGGAACCTTCAACAAACTTATTTTTATCTTGAAGTTTTGTTTTGGCTGCGTTCATACCACCTGTAGATAAAGTACTGTTACCACCCGCAATGGCTTTCTTTTCTAAAACAACCACGTTCTTTCCGGCTTGTTTCGCTGTAATAGCGGCGGTTAACCCGGCCCCGCCGGCACCAACAACGACCACATCCGTGTTTAATGTTTCTTCTTTCTTTTTTTCCTTCTTAATAGCTTTCTTTAAAGCATTTACATCAGCACCGGAAGACTTAATCGCCGCTTCCGTAGCCGATAAAATAGCTTTACTTGTTAAAGTAGCACCCGAAACACTATCGACAGCCAAAGATTGATTCTTCACGATTTCTTCGGGAATCTTCTTCAAAGCAGTCGATGCAATCTCCTTTGTTTCTTCTTGCTTGGTAATCTTAACAGTTTCAATCTTCTTTTCGCTTAAAGTCACTTCAACTGCCACATCACCATTTCTGCCCTTAGCACTACCTGTATAAGTACCGGCTTTAAAACTTAAACTAGACTTTGGTGAACAAGCACTCAAAACCAAAGTAAAAGCTAACAAGATAACTGACAAAAACTTTTTCATTATTTATCCCCCTTATCAGCAGTACTATCATACCATAGAAACCTATTAAACTAATGGTCTATATAAAGAAAAATCACTAGTGAAACACTAGCGATTTTATCCTATCGAATGATTTTAAAAGTTTCCATCACTTGATGACAACGGGGACATAAACCATTCTCATCCACCTGTTCATCATAATTCCAACAACGAGGGCATTTTTGACCACTTGCCTTTAGAACTTCAACCCTTTGTTCTCCCACATTCAATTCCACTTGGCTGACAATCAGCCATTGGGCTAAAGAAGAGCCTAAATTCCTTTCCAATAAGCTCTTGTTTTCTTTGCTAAGAGTTAAAACAAGCTTCGCTTCTTGTGAAGAAGCCACTATTTTTTCATGACGAGCTTCTTCAATTGCTTTGGTGACTAATGAACGCAAATCGAATAAACGATTGATTTCTTCTCGTAATTCTATTTCTTGCCCATAATTTTGAACCTTTGGGAATTCTTCATAATGAACCGATTCTTTTCCTAAATGGGAGAAATGGATCCAAATTTCTTCCGTCGTATAGACTAAGAATGGTGCCCATAACTTCACTAAAGCATCCACACAAGTCCAGTATACCGTTTGAACTTGGCGACGGCGTTTATCTTCTTTTGCGGACACATACAGAATATCTTTTGTGAAATCACAATAATAAGAAGAAAGCACATTCACCATGAAATACATTAATTCCTTATTCACAGCTAAGTAATTGTATTCTTCGACATCCTTACGGACTTGCTTCACAAGATCATTTAGCAACACAAGAACTTGTTGATCAACCTTTTCTAGTTGCTCAAAAGCGACTAAATCTTTGCTTGGATTAAAATCATCACGCGAAATATTTCCTAACAAGAAACGGAAAGTATTACGAATTTTACGATATTGTTCAGAAGTTTGTTTGATATTACTATCCCCTAACTTCAAATCTTCTTTAAAGTCGGAAGTCATTGCCCAAAGACGAAATACGTCGGCTCCATTCACCTTAATAATATCCAATGGATTGACAACATTACCAAGTGATTTTGACATCTTTTCACCTTTTGAATCCACCACATAGCCATGGCTTAACACTTCTTTATAAGGGGCTCTACCATTTACAGCTGTTGAAACAATCAAGGATGAGTTAAACCAACCGCGGTATTGATCTGAACCCTCAAAATACAAGTCACATGGATAATCATAGCCACGTGCACTTAGTTCATTCCAAGAAGAACCCGAGTCAAACCAAACGTCCATAATATCTTTTTCTTTACTAAACAAACCATTTGGTGAAGCTGGATTCGTATATCCTTCCGGCAATAAATCTTGTGCTTGTTTTTCAAACCAAATATTCGATCCAAACTCATCTACTAAATGAGCGATATGCTCAAAAACTTCTTTTTCCATAATTGGACTACCATCTTCATTGTAGAGGATGGGAATGGGAACTCCCCATAGACGTTGACGCGAAATACACCAATCTCCACGGTCAGCAATCATATTATGCATTCGCTTTTGACCAAAGGAATTGTGCCATTTAATTTCTTCATCAATTTCTTTTAAAGCTTGTGTGCGAACTTTATCAATCGAACAGAACCACTGCTTGACAGCTCTAAAAATGACTTTCTTCTTTAAACGGTCATCGTGCGGATACGAGTGGGTGATATTTTCTACAGCCAATAAGAATTTTTTTTCATTCATATCATGAAGAATAGCCTTCGAGCAATCTTCAAAGAACATGCCTTCATATTTACCTGCTTCTTCATTCATGTATCCACGTGCATTGACCGAACAAATTGGCGCAATACCATACTTTTGACAAACCAAATAGTCATCCAAACCATGACCGCCTGCGGTATGAACAACCCCTGTACCATCTTCATCGGTCACATGGTTTCCTAACAAACAAGGACAATCTTTCTCTAAGACCACATGATGATAGGTAATATTTTCTAATTCACGACCTTTAAAGGTTCTTAAAATACCTTTATTTTCTAATTGAAATTTGGCTAATAATTTCTCAACAAACTTTTCTAAAAGCACTAGTTTACCAGCATCGGTTAATACCTGTGCATACACTAAATCAGGATGCACCGCTACGGCTTCATTAGAAGGAATGGTCCAGGGGGTTGTTGTCCAGATAACGAAGTTATCCTCTTCATCTAAAACACCTTTCCCATCCGCAATTGGAAACTTCAAATAAATCGTCGTGTCTTTGACATCTTTATAGATAATTTCCGAATCCGCTACGGCTGTTTCATTAAAAGGCGACCAATACACCGGCTTTAAGCCTTGGAAAATCATTCCCTTTAAAGCCATATTCGCAAAGCTGCGAATTTGGCGACCTTCAAATTCTTTTTGTAAGCTAATATATGGGTGATCATAATCGGCAATTTGTCCCAAACGCTTTTCCGTTTCCATTTGGCTTGCCATTTGACC comes from the Bulleidia sp. zg-1006 genome and includes:
- the ileS gene encoding isoleucine--tRNA ligase; protein product: MDYKETLNMPKTDFEMRGNLAKKEPAILKNWEDKKHYESILKQHEGQPSFVLHDGPPYANGNLHAGTAMNRSIKDFIVRSHAMLGYYTPFFPGWDTHGLPIENAIQKLGVDRKSISATEFRRKCEEFAHGQMASQMETEKRLGQIADYDHPYISLQKEFEGRQIRSFANMALKGMIFQGLKPVYWSPFNETAVADSEIIYKDVKDTTIYLKFPIADGKGVLDEEDNFVIWTTTPWTIPSNEAVAVHPDLVYAQVLTDAGKLVLLEKFVEKLLAKFQLENKGILRTFKGRELENITYHHVVLEKDCPCLLGNHVTDEDGTGVVHTAGGHGLDDYLVCQKYGIAPICSVNARGYMNEEAGKYEGMFFEDCSKAILHDMNEKKFLLAVENITHSYPHDDRLKKKVIFRAVKQWFCSIDKVRTQALKEIDEEIKWHNSFGQKRMHNMIADRGDWCISRQRLWGVPIPILYNEDGSPIMEKEVFEHIAHLVDEFGSNIWFEKQAQDLLPEGYTNPASPNGLFSKEKDIMDVWFDSGSSWNELSARGYDYPCDLYFEGSDQYRGWFNSSLIVSTAVNGRAPYKEVLSHGYVVDSKGEKMSKSLGNVVNPLDIIKVNGADVFRLWAMTSDFKEDLKLGDSNIKQTSEQYRKIRNTFRFLLGNISRDDFNPSKDLVAFEQLEKVDQQVLVLLNDLVKQVRKDVEEYNYLAVNKELMYFMVNVLSSYYCDFTKDILYVSAKEDKRRRQVQTVYWTCVDALVKLWAPFLVYTTEEIWIHFSHLGKESVHYEEFPKVQNYGQEIELREEINRLFDLRSLVTKAIEEARHEKIVASSQEAKLVLTLSKENKSLLERNLGSSLAQWLIVSQVELNVGEQRVEVLKASGQKCPRCWNYDEQVDENGLCPRCHQVMETFKIIR
- a CDS encoding CvfD/Ygs/GSP13 family RNA-binding post-transcriptional regulator, whose amino-acid sequence is MEYKVGQVVEGKVTGLQPYGAFVSIDKNISGLIHISEISDGFVKDIHSYVEVGQLIKAKIIDLDEKNSQVKLSLKALQKRRFHQRHVSLRDDRPSLPLMRRGFRSIEIQLDKWIEEAKKEMK
- the metK gene encoding methionine adenosyltransferase; translated protein: MAKYYFTSESVTSGHSDKICDLIADSILDAALAQDPKSHMAVEATIKDDTIFVYGEAFTGAKIDYEGIAKKVLKDIGYPEEYHVILKVNKQSAEINSAVNHEEYSAGDQGIMFGFASDETKSYMPFAIDCAHMLAKRLEQVRRENPTLLGPDGKTQVTVEYEDGELKRIETIVISSQHSQSICQEELKKLIHEQVIVPVVKPELIDENTKFLINPSGSFVVGGSWGDSGTTGRKIVVDTYGGYAPIGGGCFSSKDPTKVDRSAAYYARYVCRNLVANGLAKKCQIELSYAIGEPNPISINVNSFGTSAYSDKELEAIVQKNFNFSVKNMIQELDLERPIYTQTTNYGHFGKPYLPWEQFKKISL
- a CDS encoding flavocytochrome c, translated to MKKFLSVILLAFTLVLSACSPKSSLSFKAGTYTGSAKGRNGDVAVEVTLSEKKIETVKITKQEETKEIASTALKKIPEEIVKNQSLAVDSVSGATLTSKAILSATEAAIKSSGADVNALKKAIKKEKKKEETLNTDVVVVGAGGAGLTAAITAKQAGKNVVVLEKKAIAGGNSTLSTGGMNAAKTKLQDKNKFVEGSGIEKTLKNAEKYPELKPLADKVKTQYTEYKKNPSGYFDSVDLFVLDTMIGGKNLNNRTLVETLTKNSASAIDWLKENGADLSQVGSFGGASVKRIHKPVNAEGKTIAVGSYLVPILQKKAEELGVKIIYEAAVKEILVKDGKAVGVKADGYTVNAKSVVLTTGGFAGNAEMVVKLKPELKSMATTNTSGITGDGIKMAEAIGANTVDMNQIQIHPTVEYESKSLITEGLRGDGAILVNSEGKRFFDEVGTRDAVSQAELKQPGGFAWLVVDQAMVDKSSVIAGYIKKGYTKTGKSAEELAKVIGADEVNLANTLKTWNGYVANKKDPEFNRTSFTNPLNKAPYYAIKVSPGVHHTMGGIQINEKAEVLNKEGKTIANLFAAGEVTGGVHGANRLGGNAVADFVIFGRIAGTNAANNVK
- a CDS encoding glucose-6-phosphate isomerase translates to MMKLDTGHANLKEDIFSYQEKVSELHQAIINQTGAGNDFMGWVHWAKNYDQEELSRIKEVATKVKDKAEVLVVCGIGGSYLGARAAIEMIQGLYSDNKTELIFIGNTFSSTYISQVMKYIENKSVVLNVISKSGTTTETALSFRLLKEFMEKKYGKEECKTRIIATTDKVRGTLKALSHQEGYETFVIPDDIGGRFSVITPVGLVPMAIMGIDIDEVYAGLMKAYEELNTADLHQNPAYQYAICRRILQNQGYNVELFVAYEPQLAMLAEWWKQLLGESEGKNGLGILPDSANFSTDLHSLGQFIQEGKKILFETILHVNQPQEEVFIPNDAQNLDGMNYLSGKGVDWVNKMAEQGTLEAHTEVGAVPNLVISMEDMSAYSFGYLCYFFFLATAMTCYMMDINPFNQPGVEVYKANMFRLLGKPVK
- a CDS encoding AI-2E family transporter yields the protein MNWKNIKPETREQILSLTISGMILIVFYFAIRYIPFVMQLWSSAIRALMPFVFGFIFAFLLNPIRKIIEYNVLKPMGWTERMKRMVASFISIIIFLLILIGFFSILIPQLYASVQTFSNAFPGYMQSGYRYLESLPINLNEVWNYLNATLQTFLASLQKWLTLNTAGGISQLYYSAVSFARGILDFLIGIIIAFYILLDEEKLKSQLRKVVFSLVPFPRATSFFSVCRMVIDTFNNFIAGKALDSLIIGIVCYVGCLLLRIPYAPLVSVIIGVTNMIPVFGPFIGGIPLTIMIILINPWRGLTLGLFIFILQQVDGNIIGPRILGSAVGLPSIWVMFSIIAGGAMFGIVGMIIGVPLFSVIYVLLRNKTTERLKEKKIHLK
- a CDS encoding NifU family protein, which produces MPDVIDKIAIHPERKELLGRIQHTLDKIRPYIQADGGDCELVGFDDGVVIVSMTGACQGCGIIDVTLNDGIKAILMDEVPEVKDVKMLEANPYSQFTPYY